The Verrucomicrobium spinosum DSM 4136 = JCM 18804 genome includes a region encoding these proteins:
- a CDS encoding DUF5690 family protein, with the protein MAGEFAQADRESARCGTFLLRAGCDKMQLRQPEMQNGETVQQPRTGLVTLAAATAAFATYTSMYAFRRPFTVATYEDLTLWGADYKSVAVAVQILGYMMSKFVGIKVVSETPAARRVTMILGLIGISAFGLLVFAVLPAPWNVVGLLVNGLPLGMIWGLVFGFLEGRRVTEFLGLGMSLSVIFASGWVKSAGGWLLRFGVPEFWMPLVTGLLFVPLLLVAAAVLGRMPPPDAADQAARMARHPMDKRARREFLRRWWPGIVCFTGAYLCLMTYRDVRDTFMAEVLKEQGYRGDPGVFSGLETIVGCLVIVSLFWLRWVQDNRKALIANAMLIVAGPVIAAVGTWLFQQGLLGPQAWLVATGFGTYLAFVPFQSLMYDRLLAVLRHAGTAAFLISIGDAFGYLSTVAIYLSRFVEEWRMPWSLMLMEGSYVQAVLVAVLTVAGACYFLKPRARREQ; encoded by the coding sequence ATGGCTGGCGAATTTGCGCAGGCTGATCGTGAAAGTGCGCGGTGCGGCACGTTCCTTCTCCGCGCAGGATGCGACAAGATGCAACTTCGCCAGCCAGAGATGCAAAATGGAGAAACTGTCCAGCAGCCCCGGACTGGACTGGTGACGCTGGCGGCAGCGACGGCGGCCTTTGCCACTTACACCTCCATGTATGCCTTCCGACGCCCTTTTACCGTGGCGACCTATGAGGATCTCACCCTCTGGGGTGCCGACTACAAGAGTGTGGCGGTGGCGGTGCAGATTCTGGGGTACATGATGTCGAAGTTCGTCGGCATCAAGGTGGTGTCTGAGACGCCTGCGGCCCGCCGGGTGACCATGATCTTGGGTCTGATCGGCATTTCGGCCTTTGGGTTGCTGGTGTTTGCTGTGCTGCCTGCTCCGTGGAACGTGGTGGGCCTGCTTGTGAACGGGCTGCCACTCGGGATGATTTGGGGCTTGGTATTTGGCTTTTTGGAAGGGCGGCGTGTGACAGAGTTTCTGGGGCTTGGCATGAGTTTAAGCGTCATTTTTGCTTCCGGATGGGTGAAGAGTGCCGGTGGCTGGCTGCTTCGTTTTGGGGTGCCGGAGTTTTGGATGCCGCTGGTCACCGGGCTGCTCTTCGTGCCTTTGCTCCTGGTGGCAGCGGCGGTATTGGGGCGAATGCCGCCCCCCGACGCTGCTGATCAAGCCGCGAGGATGGCGCGGCATCCGATGGACAAGCGGGCAAGGCGCGAGTTTCTGCGGCGTTGGTGGCCAGGGATTGTGTGCTTCACCGGCGCCTACCTGTGCCTCATGACCTATCGTGATGTGCGCGACACATTCATGGCGGAGGTGCTGAAGGAGCAGGGCTATCGCGGAGATCCAGGGGTGTTTTCTGGATTGGAGACCATTGTTGGCTGCCTGGTCATCGTGTCGCTCTTCTGGCTGCGATGGGTGCAGGACAACCGGAAGGCGCTGATTGCCAATGCAATGTTGATTGTTGCTGGCCCCGTGATTGCGGCAGTGGGGACATGGCTATTCCAGCAGGGACTTCTGGGGCCCCAGGCCTGGTTGGTGGCCACGGGATTCGGCACCTACCTGGCCTTTGTACCCTTTCAGAGCTTGATGTATGACCGGCTTCTGGCGGTGTTGCGGCATGCTGGCACGGCCGCGTTTCTGATCAGCATTGGGGACGCGTTTGGGTACTTGAGCACCGTCGCGATCTATCTGAGCCGGTTCGTGGAAGAGTGGCGGATGCCCTGGTCCCTGATGCTGATGGAGGGGAGCTATGTGCAGGCGGTCCTGGTGGCAGTGCTCACCGTGGCAGGTGCCTGTTACTTCCTGAAACCAAGGGCGCGTCGTGAGCAATGA
- a CDS encoding AraC family transcriptional regulator, whose product MKSPDSLRDSVFEAAPALVVAEKLFEGLEDAVFCVKNRNREYIAVNLALVRRVGATGKSSLLGRTARELFPPLLAAGYEQQDDLVLKTGQEIHDRLEMVTNPDGSPGWYLAQKVPVHDPHGRVIGLAGISRDLRAPADSDPRLGVIGTIIERIQRDYAESLRIDDLAQSVKMSLSQLERRMQAVLKLSPRQFLTKTRIDAAAAMLRETSAAMGTIATECGFYDQAMFCRQFRAATGLTPGQYREAKL is encoded by the coding sequence GTGAAAAGTCCCGACTCCCTCCGTGATTCCGTCTTTGAAGCAGCACCCGCGCTCGTCGTCGCCGAGAAACTTTTCGAGGGCTTGGAGGACGCCGTCTTCTGCGTCAAAAACCGCAACCGCGAGTACATTGCCGTAAACCTCGCCCTCGTCCGCCGTGTGGGTGCCACCGGCAAGTCTTCGCTCCTCGGTCGCACGGCCCGGGAGCTCTTCCCCCCACTGCTGGCCGCAGGTTATGAACAACAGGATGATCTGGTGTTGAAGACAGGCCAGGAAATCCATGACCGCCTGGAGATGGTGACCAATCCCGATGGCAGTCCCGGCTGGTACCTCGCCCAGAAAGTGCCCGTCCATGATCCCCACGGGCGAGTGATCGGACTCGCCGGCATCTCCCGCGATCTTCGTGCCCCGGCAGACAGCGATCCCCGGCTGGGAGTCATTGGCACCATCATCGAGCGCATCCAGCGCGACTACGCAGAGTCACTCCGGATCGACGACCTGGCACAAAGCGTGAAGATGTCTCTCAGCCAGCTTGAACGCCGCATGCAGGCGGTGCTCAAGCTCTCGCCCCGGCAGTTTCTGACCAAGACACGAATCGATGCCGCAGCGGCCATGCTGCGAGAGACCAGCGCTGCCATGGGCACCATCGCCACCGAGTGCGGATTCTACGACCAGGCGATGTTCTGCCGTCAATTCCGGGCCGCGACCGGTCTCACCCCCGGGCAATACCGGGAGGCGAAGCTGTAG
- a CDS encoding bifunctional proline dehydrogenase/L-glutamate gamma-semialdehyde dehydrogenase — MTDISSRAVVRAAHLLAAAVKEPSAAERAEAFRLSGMVDDERGKAFTLEMVDRVFRSRQPIQQARRFRELLQKFGVPAYLTPVQRGLMKVAEVASRWLPGVVMPAVARQLRKDSAKVILAGEKGPLRRYLEVRTRRGTRVNLNQLGEAVLGEAEANHRLEAILELLAQPEVNYVSVKISAVFSQINLVDWDGTLEAVQQRLRRLYRAALPGNKFVNLDMEEYRDLELTLAAFQRTLNEPEFFGLRAGIVLQAYLPDSWKAQQELTKWARMRVVGGGAPVKLRLVKGANLAMEQVDAELHGWNAAPYASKTETDANFRRMLEFGCRPENARAVRLGVASHNLFDIALALEMRQQPGLSPLVELEMLEGMANPQARVVQEEAGGLLVYAPIVKLADFHSAMAYLVRRLDENTAPDNFLRDLFALEPGSDAWHRQELRFLGGWEMRHRVFAGSYRAQARPVGRGGFENAPDTDWTQSSERERLARALASFKLPFVPKADVDGCETVLQTAVAAQACWESLGFEVRGEVLRSCAEEMSAGRFQSIALLVHEGRKAAAEADTEVSEAIDFARYYAGYRPSPRVQASALGTVVVTPPWNFPYAIPCGGVLAALMAGNSVIFKPAPETQATAWWLVQQLWRGGVPREVLQFFPCEDGAVGQALITDARTAAVVLTGGYETAQLFQSWRPSLRLYAETSGKNSLIITAQADRDLAIKDLVKSAFGHAGQKCSAASLAILEAEVYDDPAFRRQLRDAAVSLRVGDATSAASVVTPLIREASPALKRALTTLEEGEEWLLEPRQDPRNPCLWSPGIKLGVMPGSWFHKTECFGPVLGLMRVEDFNDAIRIQNDSDFGLTGGIHSLDDHEIAVWRKRTEVGNAYVNRSITGAIVQRQPFGGWKRSSIGPGAKAGGPNYVGLFLKFADARPVALNAVAANYGQAWGIHFAQEHDPSGLCCESNIFRYRPCRGVVLRLEREDATVLELARLAAMTSGVPLHVSLASQESEGQFIARLPVLADKSEFLRTVEPPSDAILVAAHAAGLNWIDAPLVADGRTELVRWVREQSLSQTLHRYGQMSAGASWANLEKVVPPSKSPVMVQVTA, encoded by the coding sequence ATGACTGACATCAGCTCACGTGCCGTGGTCCGGGCGGCCCATCTGCTAGCCGCCGCTGTCAAAGAACCGTCTGCAGCCGAGCGGGCGGAGGCTTTCCGGCTCTCCGGTATGGTGGACGACGAGCGCGGAAAGGCGTTCACTCTGGAGATGGTGGACCGGGTTTTCCGGAGCCGGCAGCCCATCCAGCAAGCCAGACGCTTTCGGGAGCTTTTGCAGAAGTTCGGCGTTCCGGCTTACCTCACTCCGGTGCAGCGGGGACTGATGAAGGTGGCCGAGGTGGCGTCCAGATGGCTGCCTGGTGTGGTCATGCCAGCTGTGGCCAGGCAACTCCGGAAAGACAGTGCCAAAGTGATTCTGGCGGGGGAAAAAGGGCCGCTGCGCCGCTATCTGGAGGTGCGCACCCGCCGTGGCACGCGGGTAAATTTGAACCAGCTGGGCGAAGCGGTTCTGGGAGAAGCGGAGGCGAACCATCGTCTGGAAGCCATCCTGGAACTTCTGGCCCAGCCGGAGGTGAATTACGTTTCGGTAAAGATCTCTGCGGTCTTCAGCCAGATCAATCTGGTGGACTGGGACGGTACGTTGGAAGCTGTGCAGCAGCGGTTACGGCGGCTGTACCGGGCGGCTCTGCCGGGAAACAAGTTTGTGAATCTGGATATGGAGGAATACCGCGATCTGGAACTGACGCTTGCGGCCTTCCAGCGCACTCTCAACGAACCGGAGTTCTTCGGTCTGCGCGCGGGCATCGTCCTCCAGGCGTATCTGCCGGACTCCTGGAAGGCGCAACAGGAGTTGACCAAGTGGGCCAGGATGCGGGTGGTCGGCGGAGGGGCCCCCGTGAAGCTCCGCCTGGTTAAAGGAGCCAATCTGGCCATGGAGCAGGTGGACGCGGAGCTCCATGGGTGGAACGCTGCCCCCTATGCCAGCAAGACGGAGACGGACGCGAATTTCCGCCGCATGCTCGAGTTTGGATGTCGTCCGGAAAATGCCCGGGCCGTACGCCTGGGTGTGGCAAGTCACAATCTCTTCGACATCGCACTGGCTCTGGAAATGCGCCAGCAACCGGGTCTCTCACCTCTGGTGGAGCTGGAGATGCTGGAAGGCATGGCCAATCCTCAAGCACGGGTCGTGCAGGAGGAGGCAGGGGGGCTGCTGGTGTACGCCCCGATCGTGAAACTGGCCGACTTCCACAGCGCCATGGCCTATCTGGTGCGTCGGCTGGATGAGAACACTGCACCGGATAATTTCCTGCGGGACCTGTTTGCGCTGGAGCCGGGAAGTGATGCCTGGCACCGGCAGGAGCTGCGCTTCCTTGGGGGATGGGAGATGCGTCATCGCGTCTTTGCGGGATCTTATCGGGCGCAGGCCAGGCCGGTGGGGCGAGGGGGCTTCGAGAACGCTCCGGACACAGACTGGACCCAATCCAGCGAGAGGGAACGGCTGGCCCGGGCGCTCGCGAGCTTCAAGCTCCCCTTCGTGCCCAAAGCGGATGTGGACGGGTGTGAAACGGTGCTACAGACAGCCGTTGCGGCCCAGGCGTGCTGGGAGAGCTTGGGGTTCGAGGTAAGAGGTGAAGTGCTCCGGAGTTGTGCTGAGGAGATGTCAGCCGGGAGATTTCAGTCCATCGCCCTGCTCGTGCATGAAGGAAGAAAGGCGGCCGCAGAGGCTGATACCGAGGTGTCGGAGGCGATCGACTTTGCCCGGTACTATGCGGGATATCGTCCCAGCCCACGGGTGCAGGCCTCTGCTCTGGGAACGGTGGTGGTGACGCCCCCTTGGAACTTCCCCTATGCCATCCCCTGCGGGGGCGTGCTCGCGGCGCTCATGGCGGGGAACAGCGTGATTTTCAAGCCAGCACCGGAGACGCAGGCGACGGCCTGGTGGTTGGTTCAGCAGCTCTGGCGCGGGGGCGTGCCGCGGGAAGTGCTCCAGTTCTTCCCTTGTGAAGACGGGGCGGTGGGGCAGGCGCTCATTACCGATGCTCGTACTGCGGCTGTGGTCCTCACTGGCGGATACGAGACCGCCCAGCTCTTCCAGAGCTGGAGGCCGTCTCTGCGACTTTATGCGGAAACCAGTGGCAAAAACTCCCTGATCATCACGGCGCAGGCGGACCGGGATCTGGCCATCAAAGATCTGGTGAAATCTGCATTTGGACATGCCGGGCAGAAGTGCAGCGCGGCCAGCCTGGCCATCCTGGAGGCTGAGGTGTATGACGACCCTGCTTTCCGCAGACAGTTGCGGGATGCGGCCGTCAGTCTGAGGGTGGGGGATGCTACGAGTGCCGCCAGCGTGGTGACTCCTTTGATCCGGGAGGCGTCGCCGGCGTTAAAACGGGCGCTGACCACCCTGGAGGAGGGGGAGGAGTGGCTCCTTGAACCGCGTCAGGACCCGCGCAACCCGTGTCTTTGGTCTCCGGGCATCAAGCTGGGGGTGATGCCGGGCTCCTGGTTTCACAAGACAGAGTGCTTTGGACCGGTGCTCGGACTGATGCGCGTAGAGGATTTCAACGACGCCATCCGCATCCAGAACGACAGTGATTTCGGCCTCACGGGTGGCATTCACAGCCTGGATGACCATGAGATCGCAGTGTGGCGGAAACGAACTGAAGTGGGCAATGCCTATGTGAATCGATCCATCACCGGGGCCATCGTTCAGCGCCAGCCTTTCGGGGGATGGAAGCGGTCTTCCATCGGCCCCGGGGCCAAAGCAGGCGGGCCCAACTACGTTGGACTCTTCCTGAAATTCGCTGATGCACGCCCGGTTGCATTGAACGCCGTCGCCGCAAACTACGGTCAGGCCTGGGGCATTCACTTTGCCCAGGAGCATGATCCCTCCGGTCTCTGCTGTGAGTCCAACATCTTCCGCTACCGGCCTTGTCGGGGAGTGGTGCTCAGACTGGAGCGGGAGGATGCCACGGTGCTGGAACTGGCAAGGCTCGCAGCAATGACGAGCGGCGTGCCTCTGCATGTGAGTCTGGCTTCCCAGGAGAGCGAGGGGCAGTTCATCGCGCGGCTGCCTGTGCTGGCCGACAAGAGCGAGTTTCTTCGAACCGTGGAGCCACCTTCGGATGCCATTCTGGTTGCGGCTCATGCCGCCGGCTTGAACTGGATTGACGCTCCCTTGGTTGCTGATGGGCGCACCGAACTTGTCCGGTGGGTACGGGAGCAAAGTCTGAGCCAGACCCTGCATCGCTATGGGCAGATGTCCGCTGGCGCGAGCTGGGCCAATTTGGAAAAGGTCGTCCCACCTTCCAAGTCTCCGGTCATGGTTCAAGTGACTGCCTGA
- a CDS encoding Glu/Leu/Phe/Val family dehydrogenase: MENSILPVHTGHETVQVCMDPATGLRAIIAVHDTRLGPALGGVRMWNYATEEEAQFDVLRLARGMTYKAAAAGLNLGGGKAVIMGDSRRDKSDALLRRFGEFVELLAGRYITAEDVGIGTRDIGIISETTSHVAGLPGQSGDPSPFTAHGTFLSIKAGLKRATGSEELSGRKVMVQGTGHVGLALVRLLRKEGAVVFAHDVRDDSLRDAVVAGARLATAAEVYSRSVDVYAPCALGATLNPETIPLLRCKVVAGAANNQLLDEDRDGLALQRRDIVYVPDFVANAGGIINISVEREGGYDRDRALQLTENIRNNVNRVFEIEDAEGLLPHQAAMRLAEIRLNRGPQPRAMSVHGTPLV, from the coding sequence ATGGAAAACTCCATCCTCCCCGTGCACACGGGGCATGAAACGGTGCAAGTGTGCATGGATCCCGCCACGGGATTGCGTGCCATCATTGCGGTGCATGACACGCGTCTTGGTCCGGCCCTTGGTGGGGTGCGGATGTGGAACTATGCCACGGAGGAGGAGGCGCAGTTTGATGTGCTCCGCCTGGCACGGGGTATGACGTACAAGGCGGCCGCGGCTGGGCTGAACCTGGGAGGCGGCAAGGCGGTGATCATGGGTGACAGTCGTCGGGACAAGTCGGATGCGCTTCTGCGCCGTTTCGGCGAGTTTGTGGAACTGCTGGCTGGTCGCTACATCACCGCGGAGGACGTGGGCATTGGCACCCGGGACATTGGCATCATCAGTGAGACCACATCCCATGTGGCCGGGCTGCCGGGGCAGAGCGGGGATCCCTCGCCCTTCACGGCCCATGGCACCTTTCTCAGCATCAAGGCAGGTCTGAAACGGGCCACGGGCAGTGAGGAGTTGTCAGGTCGCAAAGTGATGGTGCAGGGCACCGGTCACGTGGGGCTGGCCCTGGTCAGACTGCTCCGCAAGGAGGGTGCTGTCGTGTTTGCCCACGATGTGAGAGACGACTCCCTGCGCGATGCGGTAGTGGCAGGGGCGCGTCTTGCGACGGCAGCGGAAGTGTACAGCCGGTCGGTGGATGTGTATGCGCCCTGTGCGCTGGGGGCGACGTTGAATCCTGAAACCATCCCGCTGTTGCGTTGCAAAGTGGTGGCGGGTGCTGCCAACAACCAGCTGCTGGATGAGGACCGGGATGGGCTGGCATTGCAAAGGCGCGACATTGTGTATGTCCCAGACTTCGTCGCCAATGCAGGCGGCATCATCAACATCTCTGTCGAGCGCGAGGGTGGCTATGACCGCGACCGCGCACTCCAATTGACGGAGAACATCCGGAACAATGTTAACCGCGTGTTTGAGATCGAGGATGCCGAAGGTCTTCTGCCGCATCAGGCTGCCATGCGGTTGGCCGAGATCCGGTTGAATCGCGGCCCACAGCCGCGGGCGATGTCTGTTCATGGAACTCCTTTGGTCTAA
- a CDS encoding OPT family oligopeptide transporter, whose translation MHAPAAPAASSEPPANAAPEERDQYWYTQVYQGDSQPQLTFRAVLVGGVLGMFMSLSNLYTTLKLGWAFGVAITACVLSYVLWNGLRGLSGGRLSRMSLLENNCMQSTASAAGYSTGGTVGTAFGALLLTTGMHQPWYVLGAMVLLTALLGVLLAIPMKRQMINHEQLPFPSGIAAAETLRSLYAQGATAMHKAWSLLISLAVGGVVGFLRTAGALTEQLRHTGRPQAWLESLLRAVGIPESLALPTWLHTWRGVGLAGFAFEPSVLLIGAGMIVGLRVSLSMLAASAVLYFGLVPWLMEHDQVQGGVAGYVPSLTVAQGMINPVRWALWGGTAIMVFSSLTSVALQWPTLMRAFRAARALRGGPGAADPLARIEVPFSWLVIGVLPVGAALVVVQWVAFHISIPLGILAVVMSLLVALVCCRATGETDTTPMGAMGKVTQLVYAMMPGSAGNATINLMSAGMTAAAGASASDLLTDLKSGYLLGANPRKQFIAQFCGVFFGTLAIVPAWYALVPDKAALEAYNPPAANMWKAVCDLLTQGVHMLPKTAVLAMVAGAVIGVALPVLEKLLPRFRPYLPSAMGLGLGLVIPFQNGLSFALGAALAVLWGRLRPRQAETFCIPVASGLVAGESLVAAIIAILCTVAGFLGR comes from the coding sequence ATGCACGCTCCCGCGGCTCCCGCCGCCTCTTCTGAACCTCCTGCGAATGCTGCGCCCGAAGAACGGGATCAATACTGGTACACCCAGGTGTATCAGGGCGATTCCCAGCCGCAACTAACTTTTCGCGCCGTGCTGGTGGGAGGGGTGCTGGGGATGTTCATGTCCCTTTCCAATCTCTACACCACGCTCAAGCTCGGGTGGGCCTTTGGGGTGGCGATCACGGCTTGTGTTCTTTCCTATGTCCTGTGGAATGGTTTGCGTGGGCTCAGCGGAGGCCGGCTCTCGCGCATGAGTCTGCTGGAGAACAACTGCATGCAGTCCACTGCCTCAGCTGCGGGCTACTCCACGGGAGGCACGGTGGGCACTGCCTTTGGTGCGCTCCTGCTGACGACGGGCATGCACCAGCCGTGGTATGTGCTGGGGGCCATGGTGCTTCTCACAGCCCTGCTGGGGGTGCTGCTGGCCATCCCCATGAAGCGGCAGATGATCAATCACGAGCAGTTGCCGTTCCCCAGTGGCATTGCGGCAGCGGAGACGCTCCGCAGTCTCTACGCCCAGGGAGCCACGGCGATGCACAAGGCCTGGTCGCTGCTCATCTCTCTGGCAGTGGGGGGTGTGGTGGGATTTCTAAGAACGGCAGGGGCGCTCACGGAGCAGTTGCGTCACACGGGGCGTCCACAGGCCTGGCTGGAAAGCCTGCTCCGTGCGGTGGGGATTCCAGAGTCGCTGGCTCTGCCCACATGGCTTCACACCTGGCGAGGCGTGGGGCTGGCAGGTTTCGCCTTTGAGCCCAGTGTCTTGCTCATCGGCGCAGGGATGATTGTGGGGCTGCGCGTTTCGCTGTCCATGCTGGCAGCATCCGCAGTGCTGTATTTTGGGTTGGTGCCCTGGCTGATGGAGCATGATCAGGTCCAAGGGGGCGTGGCTGGCTATGTGCCCTCTCTAACGGTTGCACAGGGCATGATTAACCCGGTGCGTTGGGCCTTGTGGGGTGGGACGGCGATCATGGTCTTTTCCAGCCTGACCTCGGTGGCCCTACAATGGCCAACTCTGATGCGGGCTTTTCGGGCAGCGCGGGCGCTTCGTGGCGGACCAGGGGCGGCTGACCCCTTGGCGCGGATCGAGGTGCCTTTTTCCTGGTTGGTCATCGGCGTGCTTCCAGTGGGGGCGGCACTGGTGGTGGTGCAGTGGGTGGCCTTTCATATCTCCATTCCGTTGGGCATCCTGGCGGTGGTGATGTCTTTGCTGGTGGCGCTGGTCTGCTGCCGGGCGACGGGCGAGACAGACACCACCCCCATGGGGGCCATGGGCAAAGTGACGCAGCTGGTGTATGCCATGATGCCGGGATCCGCTGGCAATGCCACGATCAATCTTATGTCTGCCGGCATGACGGCGGCCGCAGGAGCCAGTGCCTCGGATTTGCTGACGGATCTCAAGAGTGGTTATCTCCTCGGTGCCAATCCGAGGAAGCAGTTCATCGCCCAGTTCTGCGGAGTGTTCTTTGGCACCCTGGCGATTGTGCCTGCGTGGTACGCCTTGGTGCCGGACAAGGCGGCCCTGGAAGCGTACAATCCACCTGCGGCCAATATGTGGAAGGCGGTGTGCGATCTGCTGACCCAAGGCGTGCACATGCTGCCCAAGACGGCGGTCCTGGCCATGGTGGCAGGGGCGGTCATTGGGGTGGCCCTGCCGGTGCTGGAAAAACTCCTGCCCCGCTTCCGCCCGTATCTGCCATCAGCGATGGGGCTGGGACTGGGACTGGTCATACCTTTCCAGAACGGTCTCTCCTTTGCGCTGGGAGCGGCGCTGGCGGTGTTGTGGGGGCGGCTGCGCCCGCGGCAGGCGGAGACGTTCTGCATCCCCGTGGCATCGGGTCTCGTGGCGGGGGAGTCACTCGTGGCGGCCATCATCGCCATCCTCTGTACGGTGGCCGGTTTTCTGGGGCGGTAG
- a CDS encoding xylose operon transcription regulator XylR, with translation MSSPPSPPSLALPRVGVRFPSWITFQRGVFDGILKFMQAHEPWVIEAPMDSGGELAPVVIGPRWHGDGLIVFRYTPQEATAWRKAGIPVVNLSTERLGGVFPSIVPDNEGGGAAAAKHLLTLGLRHFAYVGRATPFVDDGLTGLGVARRYSQEREAGFRKTLEEAGFTPLLFQVSTRRNNGPVWEELHETYSGLLQALPRPCGVFAADDMLAHGLLQAAQSSGARVPQDVALVGFNDQSHFCQAATPPLSSVTYPGEAIGLRAAEAIYALMQGLPAPGGHIQRVPVSGVTIRESTNVLSIRDPLVASAVRLIRKQAAATAPRVGEIADQLGVSASLLRQRFLEALGISPKEEVDRARLDIIRHWLTTTKLGPGDIAAKTGFLDAAELRRFFRRGTGQTLQDYRAAFKA, from the coding sequence ATGTCCAGCCCGCCGTCTCCACCTTCCCTGGCTCTGCCGCGAGTGGGCGTGAGATTCCCTTCCTGGATCACTTTTCAGCGCGGTGTGTTCGATGGTATCCTGAAGTTCATGCAGGCCCACGAGCCGTGGGTCATTGAGGCCCCCATGGACTCCGGTGGGGAGCTGGCACCGGTAGTCATCGGTCCGCGATGGCACGGGGACGGTCTCATCGTCTTTCGCTACACACCGCAGGAGGCGACAGCCTGGCGCAAGGCTGGCATCCCGGTGGTGAACCTCAGCACAGAACGTCTGGGCGGGGTGTTCCCGAGCATCGTTCCCGACAATGAAGGCGGCGGAGCCGCAGCCGCAAAGCACCTGCTCACCCTGGGCTTGCGCCACTTTGCCTACGTCGGCCGGGCCACACCCTTTGTGGACGATGGTCTTACCGGCCTGGGCGTCGCCAGGCGATACTCTCAGGAGCGGGAGGCTGGTTTCAGGAAAACACTGGAGGAGGCAGGGTTCACGCCGCTGCTCTTCCAGGTGTCCACCCGGCGGAACAACGGACCCGTCTGGGAGGAGTTGCACGAGACTTACTCCGGTCTGCTCCAGGCCCTGCCGCGTCCTTGCGGTGTCTTCGCGGCGGATGACATGCTGGCCCACGGATTGCTCCAGGCTGCCCAGTCGAGCGGTGCGCGAGTGCCGCAAGATGTCGCGCTGGTAGGCTTTAATGACCAGTCGCACTTCTGCCAGGCCGCCACACCTCCTCTCAGCAGCGTCACCTACCCGGGTGAGGCCATCGGACTGCGCGCCGCCGAGGCGATCTACGCCCTCATGCAGGGGCTCCCCGCCCCAGGCGGCCACATTCAGCGGGTGCCAGTGAGTGGGGTTACCATCCGGGAGAGCACGAATGTGTTGTCCATACGCGACCCTTTGGTGGCCTCAGCGGTACGATTGATCCGAAAGCAGGCTGCGGCCACCGCCCCACGTGTGGGAGAGATTGCGGACCAGCTTGGCGTCTCCGCCAGCCTGCTGCGGCAGCGCTTTCTAGAAGCTCTGGGCATCAGCCCCAAAGAGGAGGTGGACCGCGCCAGGCTCGACATCATCCGCCACTGGCTCACCACCACCAAGTTGGGTCCAGGAGATATCGCTGCCAAGACCGGCTTTCTGGATGCGGCAGAACTCCGCCGGTTCTTCCGGCGCGGCACGGGACAGACGCTGCAGGACTACCGTGCCGCCTTCAAGGCGTGA